Proteins encoded together in one Benincasa hispida cultivar B227 chromosome 1, ASM972705v1, whole genome shotgun sequence window:
- the LOC120073904 gene encoding probable LRR receptor-like serine/threonine-protein kinase At5g10290 isoform X2 — protein sequence MENLYLTALVLACFHYSALSDFQGEALIAFKIALNATNIQLKDWNPNHVNPCSSWSNIMCNGNNVIAMNLQGNYISGGIPEEFGNLTNLVTLDLGNNSLIGKIPSSLGNLKKLRFLTLSQNHLTGTIPETFSTLPSLINLFLDSNNLSGQIPEQLFQVSKFNFSGNKLDCGKNSLHSCDSDGTNSGASNKSKVGLIAGLIAGLIVAILLVGLLILLCKHRYKGYKGEVFEDVPGEIDRRIAFGQLKRFAWRELQLATENFSEENVIGQGGFGKVYKGVLADGTKVAVKQSTNYESPGGDAAFLREIEMISVAVHRNLLRLIGFCTTQTERLLVYPYMQNLSVAYRLRELKPGEPVLDWPTRKRVALGTARGLGYLHEHCNPKIIHRDVKAANVLLDEDFEAVVGDFGLAKLVDVRKTSVTTQVRGTVGHIAPEYLSTGKSSEKTDVFGYGIMLLELITGQRAIDFSRFEGDDDVLLLDHVKKLEREKRLNIIVDGNLTNYDIREVETMAQVALLCTQPSSDSRPTMSQVICMLEGEGLGERWEEWQHLEVSRRQDHERMQRRFELGDDSIYRQEAIQLSGGR from the exons ATGGAAAACCTCTATCTTACAGCGCTAGTTTTGGCTTGCTTTCATTACTCTGCGCTGTCTGATTTTCAAG GTGAGGCACTCATTGCATTCAAGATCGCATTGAATGCAACAAATATTCAGCTCAAAGACTGGAACCCAAATCATGTCAATCCGTGCAGTAGTTGGTCCAATATTATGTGTAATGGGAACAATGTGATAGCTAT GAACTTGCAGGGAAATTACATAAGTGGAGGGATACCAGAGGAGTTTGGAAACCTGACAAATTTGGTCACTTTGGATCTAGGAAATAACAGCCTAATTGGTAAAATACCATCGTCCCTGGGTAATCTTAAGAAACTACGGTTCCT AACCCTGAGTCAAAATCATCTAACTGGGACTAttcctgagacattttcaaCCCTTCCTAGCTTGATCAATCT TTTTCTTGATTCGAATAATCTCAGTGGCCAAATTCCGGAGCAGTTATTTCAAGTTTCAAAATTCAA CTTTTCTGGAAATAAGTTGGATTGTGGCAAAAATTCACTTCATTCCTGTGATTCGGACGGTACAAACTCAG GTGCTTCAAATAAGTCAAAGGTTGGCCTCATAGCTGGACTTATTGCTGGGCTAATAGTTGCGATTCTTTTGGTcggattattaattttattgtgCAAGCATAGATATAAAGGCTACAAGGGTGAAGTCTTTGAAGATGTTCCCG GTGAAATTGATCGAAGAATTGCATTTGGTCAGCTAAAAAGATTTGCATGGAGGGAACTACAGCTAGCTACAGAAAATTTTAGTGAGGAAAATGTTATAGGACAAGGAGGCTTCGGAAAGGTTTACAAAGGGGTGCTTGCTGATGGCACCAAGGTTGCAGTGAAACAGTCAACTAATTATGAAAGCCCTGGGGGAGATGCTGCTTTTCTGCGTGAAATTGAGATGATTAGTGTAGCTGTTCATAGAAATCTATTGCGGCTGATTGGGTTTTGTACTACTCAGACTGAACGCTTGTTGGTATATCCCTATATGCAGAACTTGAGTGTTGCCTACCGTCTTCGAG AACTTAAACCTGGGGAGCCTGTTTTAGATTGGCCTACTCGCAAACGTGTGGCATTGGGGACAGCTCGAGGTTTAGGATATCTTCACGAACATTGCAATCCAAAGATTATTCATCGAGATGTTAAGGCTGCTAATGTATTGCTTGATGAGGATTTTGAAGCAGTTGTTGGCGATTTTGGCCTGGCCAAGTTGGTTGATGTTAGGAAGACTAGCGTCACAACTCAAGTACGAGGGACGGTTGGCCACATAGCTCCAGAATACTTATCCACTGGGAAATCGTCAGAAAAAACTGATGTTTTTGGTTATGGCATTATGCTTTTAGAACTTATTACAGGGCAACGTGCGATCGACTTCTCACGGTTTGAAGGAGATGATGATGTTTTACTACTAGACCAT GTCAAGAAATTGGAAAGGGAGAAGCGACTCAATATTATTGTGGATGGAAACCTGACTAACTATGATATTAGAGAGGTGGAGACAATGGCCCAAGTTGCGCTACTGTGCACACAGCCATCTTCAGACAGCCGACCAACAATGTCACAAGTCATTTGTATGCTAGAAGGCGAGGGGCTCGGAGAGAGGTGGGAGGAATGGCAGCATTTAGAGGTGAGTCGCAGACAAGATCATGAGAGAATGCAAAGAAGATTTGAATTAGGGGATGATTCCATTTATAGACAGGAAGCTATCCAGTTGTCTGGTGGAAGATGA
- the LOC120073904 gene encoding probable LRR receptor-like serine/threonine-protein kinase At5g10290 isoform X1 — protein MENLYLTALVLACFHYSALSDFQGEALIAFKIALNATNIQLKDWNPNHVNPCSSWSNIMCNGNNVIAITLPTLGFTGTLSPRIVAIKSLSTLNLQGNYISGGIPEEFGNLTNLVTLDLGNNSLIGKIPSSLGNLKKLRFLTLSQNHLTGTIPETFSTLPSLINLFLDSNNLSGQIPEQLFQVSKFNFSGNKLDCGKNSLHSCDSDGTNSGASNKSKVGLIAGLIAGLIVAILLVGLLILLCKHRYKGYKGEVFEDVPGEIDRRIAFGQLKRFAWRELQLATENFSEENVIGQGGFGKVYKGVLADGTKVAVKQSTNYESPGGDAAFLREIEMISVAVHRNLLRLIGFCTTQTERLLVYPYMQNLSVAYRLRELKPGEPVLDWPTRKRVALGTARGLGYLHEHCNPKIIHRDVKAANVLLDEDFEAVVGDFGLAKLVDVRKTSVTTQVRGTVGHIAPEYLSTGKSSEKTDVFGYGIMLLELITGQRAIDFSRFEGDDDVLLLDHVKKLEREKRLNIIVDGNLTNYDIREVETMAQVALLCTQPSSDSRPTMSQVICMLEGEGLGERWEEWQHLEVSRRQDHERMQRRFELGDDSIYRQEAIQLSGGR, from the exons ATGGAAAACCTCTATCTTACAGCGCTAGTTTTGGCTTGCTTTCATTACTCTGCGCTGTCTGATTTTCAAG GTGAGGCACTCATTGCATTCAAGATCGCATTGAATGCAACAAATATTCAGCTCAAAGACTGGAACCCAAATCATGTCAATCCGTGCAGTAGTTGGTCCAATATTATGTGTAATGGGAACAATGTGATAGCTAT AACATTGCCAACATTGGGATTTACTGGAACCTTGTCTCCAAGAATTGTTGCTATAAAATCTCTTTCAACCCT GAACTTGCAGGGAAATTACATAAGTGGAGGGATACCAGAGGAGTTTGGAAACCTGACAAATTTGGTCACTTTGGATCTAGGAAATAACAGCCTAATTGGTAAAATACCATCGTCCCTGGGTAATCTTAAGAAACTACGGTTCCT AACCCTGAGTCAAAATCATCTAACTGGGACTAttcctgagacattttcaaCCCTTCCTAGCTTGATCAATCT TTTTCTTGATTCGAATAATCTCAGTGGCCAAATTCCGGAGCAGTTATTTCAAGTTTCAAAATTCAA CTTTTCTGGAAATAAGTTGGATTGTGGCAAAAATTCACTTCATTCCTGTGATTCGGACGGTACAAACTCAG GTGCTTCAAATAAGTCAAAGGTTGGCCTCATAGCTGGACTTATTGCTGGGCTAATAGTTGCGATTCTTTTGGTcggattattaattttattgtgCAAGCATAGATATAAAGGCTACAAGGGTGAAGTCTTTGAAGATGTTCCCG GTGAAATTGATCGAAGAATTGCATTTGGTCAGCTAAAAAGATTTGCATGGAGGGAACTACAGCTAGCTACAGAAAATTTTAGTGAGGAAAATGTTATAGGACAAGGAGGCTTCGGAAAGGTTTACAAAGGGGTGCTTGCTGATGGCACCAAGGTTGCAGTGAAACAGTCAACTAATTATGAAAGCCCTGGGGGAGATGCTGCTTTTCTGCGTGAAATTGAGATGATTAGTGTAGCTGTTCATAGAAATCTATTGCGGCTGATTGGGTTTTGTACTACTCAGACTGAACGCTTGTTGGTATATCCCTATATGCAGAACTTGAGTGTTGCCTACCGTCTTCGAG AACTTAAACCTGGGGAGCCTGTTTTAGATTGGCCTACTCGCAAACGTGTGGCATTGGGGACAGCTCGAGGTTTAGGATATCTTCACGAACATTGCAATCCAAAGATTATTCATCGAGATGTTAAGGCTGCTAATGTATTGCTTGATGAGGATTTTGAAGCAGTTGTTGGCGATTTTGGCCTGGCCAAGTTGGTTGATGTTAGGAAGACTAGCGTCACAACTCAAGTACGAGGGACGGTTGGCCACATAGCTCCAGAATACTTATCCACTGGGAAATCGTCAGAAAAAACTGATGTTTTTGGTTATGGCATTATGCTTTTAGAACTTATTACAGGGCAACGTGCGATCGACTTCTCACGGTTTGAAGGAGATGATGATGTTTTACTACTAGACCAT GTCAAGAAATTGGAAAGGGAGAAGCGACTCAATATTATTGTGGATGGAAACCTGACTAACTATGATATTAGAGAGGTGGAGACAATGGCCCAAGTTGCGCTACTGTGCACACAGCCATCTTCAGACAGCCGACCAACAATGTCACAAGTCATTTGTATGCTAGAAGGCGAGGGGCTCGGAGAGAGGTGGGAGGAATGGCAGCATTTAGAGGTGAGTCGCAGACAAGATCATGAGAGAATGCAAAGAAGATTTGAATTAGGGGATGATTCCATTTATAGACAGGAAGCTATCCAGTTGTCTGGTGGAAGATGA